The Haloarchaeobius sp. HME9146 genome includes a region encoding these proteins:
- a CDS encoding ABC transporter ATP-binding protein yields MVENQPPREPRADSARETGRSDAAQGRDARAQQSSELTGNDLVIGYPATEDPVVEVDTVVLPEGEVTALVGPNGSGKSTLLKSMANQLDPWHGRVLLDGEEIQSVDAKTLAQRLGLLSQENESPGSLTVEKLVYHGRYPHRGFFESVTEEDEAAVERAIDLAGVDHLREKSMNNLSGGQKQLAWIAMVLAQDTDVLLLDEPTTYLDLHHQLRVMEVVQTLNREQGVTVGVVLHDIGQAARFADNLVAMKDGELYDWGPPKEVVTEELLADVFEVDATVDSESPTGPHISPHAALDGDSE; encoded by the coding sequence ATGGTCGAGAACCAGCCACCACGAGAACCACGAGCGGACTCGGCACGTGAAACCGGTCGGTCCGACGCGGCACAGGGCCGCGACGCGAGAGCCCAGCAATCGTCGGAGCTGACGGGGAACGACCTCGTCATCGGCTACCCGGCGACCGAGGACCCCGTCGTCGAGGTCGACACCGTCGTCCTCCCCGAGGGGGAGGTCACGGCGCTCGTCGGCCCGAACGGGAGCGGGAAGAGTACGCTCCTGAAATCGATGGCGAACCAGCTCGACCCCTGGCACGGCCGCGTGCTCCTCGACGGCGAGGAGATACAGTCGGTCGACGCGAAGACGCTCGCCCAGCGGCTGGGCCTGCTCTCGCAGGAGAACGAATCGCCCGGGAGCCTCACGGTCGAGAAACTGGTCTACCACGGGCGCTACCCACACCGGGGCTTCTTCGAGTCGGTCACCGAGGAGGACGAGGCCGCGGTCGAACGCGCCATCGACCTCGCGGGGGTCGACCACCTCCGGGAAAAGTCGATGAACAACCTCAGCGGCGGCCAGAAGCAACTCGCCTGGATCGCGATGGTGCTCGCACAGGACACAGACGTCCTGTTGCTCGACGAGCCGACGACGTACCTCGACCTGCACCACCAGCTCCGCGTGATGGAGGTCGTCCAGACGCTCAACCGCGAGCAGGGCGTGACCGTCGGCGTCGTCCTCCACGACATCGGGCAGGCGGCCCGGTTCGCGGACAACCTCGTCGCGATGAAAGACGGCGAACTGTACGACTGGGGCCCGCCCAAGGAGGTCGTCACCGAGGAACTCCTCGCGGACGTCTTCGAGGTGGATGCGACCGTCGACAGCGAGAGCCCGACCGGGCCGCACATCTCGCCACACGCCGCACTCGACGGCGACTCGGAATGA